The following coding sequences lie in one Apium graveolens cultivar Ventura chromosome 1, ASM990537v1, whole genome shotgun sequence genomic window:
- the LOC141659745 gene encoding uncharacterized protein LOC141659745 isoform X1, translating to MDMNEKVEILKSEVQDLLKKGQDWVQHLSVEINKQEWTQKLPPFINKNEWMVQNVPPIQLYVALLVLLVTMFLFFIVRLFNRKTSNTIVLTGLSGSGKTVLFYQLRDGSTHQGTVTSMEPNEGSFVLHSETTKCLSFCHLQKGKTRPVHLVDVPGHSRLQTKLDDFLPQAAGVVFVVDAVEFLPKSRAVSEYLYDILTKASVVKKNIPVLILCNKVDKVTAHTKEFIRKQLEKEIDKLRASRNVVSEADVSNEFTLGIPGETFAFSHCRNKVTVAEASGGTGEITQLELFIRERVKP from the exons ATGGATATGAATGAGAAAGTAGAGATTTTGAAGTCAGAAGTTCAAGATTTGTTAAAGAAAGGGCAAGATTGGGTTCAACATTTGAGTGTGGAGATTAATAAACAGGAGTGGACTCAAAAGTTGCCTCCTTTTATTAACAAGAATGAGTGGATGGTTCAAAATGTGCCTCCAATTCAACTTTATGTCGCACTTCTGGTCTTGTTGGTTACCATGTTTCTGTTCTTTATAG TTCGGCTCTTTAACCGTAAGACATCTAATACCATTGTACTCACTGGGCTAAGTGGGAGTGGAAAAACTGTTCTTTTCTATCAG CTTCGAGATGGTTCTACTCATCAGGGTACTGTGACATCAATGGAACCAAATGAGGGAAGCTTTGTGCTGCACTCAGAGACCACTAAG TGCTTGTCTTTTTGTCATTTACAGAAGGGCAAGACAAGACCTGTTCACTTAGTTGATGTTCCTGGACACTCTCGTCTTCAAACTAAACTTGATGACTTCTTGCCTCAAGCAGCTGGAGTAGTGTTTGTGGTGGACGCTGTGGAATTTCTTCCCAAGTCCCGTGCTGTGTCAGA GTACCTGTATGACATTCTGACAAAAGCAAGTGTGGTCAAGAAAAATATACCAGTACTGATCTTATGTAACAAAGTGGATAAGGTCACCGCACATACCAAGGAGTTCATCAGAAAACAATTGGAGAAGGAAAT TGACAAACTTCGAGCATCTCGAAATGTGGTGTCAGAAGCTGATGTCTCTAATGAGTTCACACTTGGTATTCCTGGAGAGACATTTGCATTTTCCCACTGTCGTAACAAGGTGACTGTTGCAGAAGCTTCCGGCGGGACAGGAGAAATAACTCAACTGGAGCTATTCATCCGAGAACGTGTTAAGCCTTGA
- the LOC141659745 gene encoding uncharacterized protein LOC141659745 isoform X2, producing MDMNEKVEILKSEVQDLLKKGQDWVQHLSVEINKQEWTQKLPPFINKNEWMVQNVPPIQLYVALLVLLVTMFLFFIVRLFNRKTSNTIVLTGLSGSGKTVLFYQLRDGSTHQGTVTSMEPNEGSFVLHSETTKKGKTRPVHLVDVPGHSRLQTKLDDFLPQAAGVVFVVDAVEFLPKSRAVSEYLYDILTKASVVKKNIPVLILCNKVDKVTAHTKEFIRKQLEKEIDKLRASRNVVSEADVSNEFTLGIPGETFAFSHCRNKVTVAEASGGTGEITQLELFIRERVKP from the exons ATGGATATGAATGAGAAAGTAGAGATTTTGAAGTCAGAAGTTCAAGATTTGTTAAAGAAAGGGCAAGATTGGGTTCAACATTTGAGTGTGGAGATTAATAAACAGGAGTGGACTCAAAAGTTGCCTCCTTTTATTAACAAGAATGAGTGGATGGTTCAAAATGTGCCTCCAATTCAACTTTATGTCGCACTTCTGGTCTTGTTGGTTACCATGTTTCTGTTCTTTATAG TTCGGCTCTTTAACCGTAAGACATCTAATACCATTGTACTCACTGGGCTAAGTGGGAGTGGAAAAACTGTTCTTTTCTATCAG CTTCGAGATGGTTCTACTCATCAGGGTACTGTGACATCAATGGAACCAAATGAGGGAAGCTTTGTGCTGCACTCAGAGACCACTAAG AAGGGCAAGACAAGACCTGTTCACTTAGTTGATGTTCCTGGACACTCTCGTCTTCAAACTAAACTTGATGACTTCTTGCCTCAAGCAGCTGGAGTAGTGTTTGTGGTGGACGCTGTGGAATTTCTTCCCAAGTCCCGTGCTGTGTCAGA GTACCTGTATGACATTCTGACAAAAGCAAGTGTGGTCAAGAAAAATATACCAGTACTGATCTTATGTAACAAAGTGGATAAGGTCACCGCACATACCAAGGAGTTCATCAGAAAACAATTGGAGAAGGAAAT TGACAAACTTCGAGCATCTCGAAATGTGGTGTCAGAAGCTGATGTCTCTAATGAGTTCACACTTGGTATTCCTGGAGAGACATTTGCATTTTCCCACTGTCGTAACAAGGTGACTGTTGCAGAAGCTTCCGGCGGGACAGGAGAAATAACTCAACTGGAGCTATTCATCCGAGAACGTGTTAAGCCTTGA